From Campylobacter pinnipediorum subsp. caledonicus:
CTCTTTGTTAAACGCATTTTCAATCATTGAAACGCTAAACATTGCGTTGCTTGTAGTGTCTAAAAATTCGCCATATATCTCTTGTTTGACAACATCACTATCAGCGCCGCCTAGTTCCTCGATAAGTTCGTTGATTTCATTTTCTCTAAGCATTGGGTTATCAAAGCTAGAAACTTGATAATTAACCCAATCCTTTTCGTTTCTCATGCCTTTTATTGCTAAATCATAAAACTTATTCTTGCCTTTTGGAACACCACCTATAAAAGCCCTTGAATTAGGATAATCAAGCAACATAGGTCTTATTGCGTTATCCCAAAGATAGCTATTTTTTAAGATAATTCCTGCCTCGTTTAGTATAATGATGTCATAGCCAAAGCCCTCTATATTTTCAGGTCTTTCAGCACTTCGCATATCTAAAAAAGCCTCGTTATTAAAGACTAAGCGTTTATCTTGTGAGTAGAATTTCCAAAAATCGCTAGGTAGTTGTTTTAATTCAGGTAAAAAATAACGCTCAAAATAACGCTGTAAGTTTGATGTGATAGTATCTACCCAAAGGATTTTCTTACCTTCAAGTAACCACTCAATACTAGCATTTGCTATCCCTTTTGTGTAGCCTACACGGCGACCTTTTTCAATTGTGGTAAATTTTGATTTGTTTTTAAAAAATACTTCCCTTTGCCAAGGTGCATATTTTAAACTTATAGTTGCATCACTCATCATCAACCAATCCCTTACGCTCAATAGTTATTTTGTTATTGTTCTGTTGTGCGTTTGTGTTGTTTATTATCGTATTTGCTTCTTTACCAAGCACCGTTTCTTTATTTCTTGCTGTTATTCTGCTGTGTGCTTCTACATCTTGTATCGTGTCTGCCATCTCCAAAAGCTCATTTGCTTTTTTTTGATTTGCTAAGGCGATATTTTGAAAATAGATTAAATGTTTGGTTCTTTCTTCCACCACTTCGTGAAAAGCTTTCACTTCTTTTTCATTTAGCTTTGCTAGCTCTGTTTTTATCGCGACTTCAGTTTTCACAAGTTCTTTTAAATTTTGTTCTACATCTTTGCAAAGATTATAAACAAAGCCAACACTAACATCATATTTTATTGATAGTTGATTTTTAGATGCAC
This genomic window contains:
- a CDS encoding terminase large subunit domain-containing protein, with translation MMSDATISLKYAPWQREVFFKNKSKFTTIEKGRRVGYTKGIANASIEWLLEGKKILWVDTITSNLQRYFERYFLPELKQLPSDFWKFYSQDKRLVFNNEAFLDMRSAERPENIEGFGYDIIILNEAGIILKNSYLWDNAIRPMLLDYPNSRAFIGGVPKGKNKFYDLAIKGMRNEKDWVNYQVSSFDNPMLRENEINELIEELGGADSDVVKQEIYGEFLDTTSNAMFSVSMIENAFNKELTFNPDDMNVWGLDVAREGDDESVLCKRQGYNITEFQSYRINSVTQLAREILREYNLAQIKPKWIYIDTIGVGAGVFDMLCDLGLRGVCVEAKASFKATNQKRYFNKRAEMYFNLKEKFHLLAITHSEKLKKQLQMIEFAYDKQDRYLIIPKTEIKKDYGVSPDYADSLALCFYDGINYNKIEQEYEFYSENAW
- a CDS encoding glutamyl-tRNA amidotransferase translates to MKKITQDLKDKIVAEYKTGASKNQLSIKYDVSVGFVYNLCKDVEQNLKELVKTEVAIKTELAKLNEKEVKAFHEVVEERTKHLIYFQNIALANQKKANELLEMADTIQDVEAHSRITARNKETVLGKEANTIINNTNAQQNNNKITIERKGLVDDE